A region of Pseudomonas sp. Marseille-Q3773 DNA encodes the following proteins:
- a CDS encoding sensor histidine kinase, whose product MRRHPLLWKLAVLQVGFCLLLTWLIWTWGLSVERSTYFLSPADQDYLARFAEQAELAWEQGGAEGAEAWRRQLEQAEGTWVALVGPHLQSLGSTPLSAEEASHLTFMRKLDWPMSRRLQDELPYVSIEFPQHPEHGRLVIQLPEHLLPTGLTPWTHVITHGVAPTLLALLLVVALYRHLVMPLNRLRDRADALRADDLDSPALPLQERRDELGELAQAFEHMAERLRQSLEQQRLLLRTLSHELRTPLARLRIAHDSSLPQAQLRERLDREVTDMQKLLEDTLDLAWMDTEQPSLPTEPVLMVSVWEALCQDICFESGWDRARLPCSLGTDCVVQAHLDSLAQALENLMRNAIRHSPAEGRVSLDGWLEGDCWHLRLSDQGPGVPHAELERIFKPYQRLADSGAGFGLGLAIARRAIELQGGRLWASNGHPGLCLHMTLPIGQDCLES is encoded by the coding sequence ATGCGCCGCCATCCCTTGCTATGGAAACTGGCCGTACTGCAGGTCGGCTTCTGCCTGTTGCTGACCTGGCTGATTTGGACCTGGGGCCTGTCGGTAGAGCGCAGTACCTACTTCCTGTCCCCAGCCGACCAGGACTACCTGGCGCGCTTTGCAGAGCAAGCCGAACTGGCCTGGGAGCAAGGCGGCGCGGAGGGTGCCGAGGCCTGGCGCAGGCAACTGGAACAGGCCGAGGGCACTTGGGTGGCGCTGGTCGGGCCGCACCTGCAGAGCCTTGGCAGCACCCCACTGAGCGCCGAGGAAGCCAGCCACCTGACATTCATGCGCAAGCTCGACTGGCCGATGAGCCGGCGCCTGCAGGATGAACTGCCCTATGTCAGCATCGAGTTCCCGCAACACCCCGAGCACGGCCGCCTGGTAATTCAACTGCCAGAACACCTGTTGCCTACCGGCCTGACCCCATGGACCCATGTGATCACCCATGGCGTTGCCCCCACGCTGCTCGCCCTGCTGCTGGTTGTGGCGCTGTACCGCCACCTTGTGATGCCCCTGAACCGCCTGCGCGACCGCGCCGACGCCCTGCGTGCCGACGACCTCGACAGCCCGGCCCTGCCCCTGCAGGAGCGGCGCGATGAGCTTGGTGAGCTGGCGCAGGCCTTCGAGCACATGGCCGAGCGCCTGCGCCAGAGCCTGGAGCAGCAGCGCCTGTTGCTGCGCACGCTGTCTCACGAACTGCGCACGCCGCTGGCGCGACTGCGCATCGCCCACGACAGCAGCTTGCCGCAGGCCCAGTTGCGCGAGCGCCTGGACCGCGAGGTGACCGACATGCAGAAGCTGCTGGAGGACACGCTGGACCTGGCCTGGATGGACACCGAACAGCCCAGCTTGCCGACCGAACCGGTATTGATGGTTTCGGTGTGGGAAGCCTTGTGCCAGGACATCTGCTTCGAAAGCGGCTGGGACCGCGCCCGCCTGCCCTGCTCGCTCGGCACCGACTGCGTGGTGCAAGCCCACCTGGACAGCCTGGCCCAAGCCCTGGAAAACCTGATGCGCAATGCCATCCGCCACTCGCCGGCCGAGGGCCGGGTCAGTCTGGATGGCTGGCTGGAGGGCGACTGCTGGCACCTGCGCCTGAGTGACCAGGGCCCCGGGGTGCCGCACGCCGAGCTCGAACGCATCTTCAAGCCCTACCAGCGGCTGGCCGACAGCGGCGCGGGCTTCGGCCTGGGCCTGGCCATCGCCCGCCGCGCCATCGAGCTGCAAGGCGGGCGCTTGTGGGCCAGCAATGGTCACCCGGGCCTGTGCCTGCACATGACCTTGCCGATCGGCCAGGACTGTTTAGAAAGTTAA
- a CDS encoding ABC transporter permease, with translation MHWQDGLRLTCSALVCRPLRSLLTLLGVAVGIAAVALLTAIGEGVRGYVLENFAQFGTRIITVRPGKTQTSGLGGLLGSVRPLTIADADALRRLPHVEAAVPIIQGSGDIQFGQLDRRSDILGSGHQLAQAWHMQLSLGEFLPAPRDGRSPPYVVLGHQLRAELFGVRNPLGELVRVGGVRFRVIGVIEKKGHLLGFNLDDIAYIPVDWAESLFNRTGVVKTHVVFDTGTSSQALARQIRQVLGERHGAEDFSLTTQDDMLRSFNRVLGALSLAIGALGGISLLVGGVGILTIMTTTVGERTAEVGLLRAMGASRRQVLGLFLAEATLLSLAGGVLGLLLMGLLLGVLHLAMPSLPLALQPLFLLLALLLAALLGILAGLAPALQAARLHPVAALRSE, from the coding sequence ATGCACTGGCAGGATGGCTTGCGGCTGACCTGCTCGGCACTGGTCTGCCGCCCCTTGCGCAGCCTGCTGACCTTGCTCGGCGTCGCGGTCGGGATAGCCGCCGTGGCACTGCTCACGGCCATCGGCGAAGGCGTGCGCGGCTATGTGCTGGAGAACTTCGCGCAGTTCGGCACACGGATCATCACCGTGCGTCCAGGCAAGACCCAGACCAGCGGCCTCGGCGGCCTGCTTGGCAGTGTGCGGCCACTGACGATCGCTGATGCCGACGCCCTGCGACGCTTGCCGCATGTCGAGGCGGCAGTGCCGATCATTCAGGGCAGCGGGGATATCCAGTTCGGTCAGCTCGACCGGCGCAGCGACATACTGGGTAGCGGTCACCAGCTGGCGCAGGCCTGGCACATGCAGCTGAGCCTTGGCGAGTTCCTGCCCGCGCCCCGGGACGGCCGTTCGCCGCCCTATGTGGTGCTCGGCCACCAGCTGCGTGCCGAACTGTTCGGCGTTCGCAATCCGCTGGGCGAGCTGGTCCGCGTTGGCGGCGTGCGTTTCCGTGTTATCGGCGTGATTGAAAAGAAAGGCCACCTGCTCGGTTTCAACCTCGACGATATCGCCTACATCCCGGTGGACTGGGCCGAAAGCCTGTTCAACCGCACCGGGGTAGTCAAAACCCATGTGGTGTTCGACACCGGCACCAGCTCACAGGCGTTGGCCCGGCAGATTCGACAGGTGCTCGGCGAACGGCACGGCGCGGAGGATTTCAGCCTGACCACCCAGGACGACATGTTGCGCAGCTTCAACCGCGTTCTCGGCGCCCTGAGCCTGGCCATCGGGGCCTTGGGAGGCATTTCCCTGCTGGTGGGCGGCGTCGGCATTCTCACCATCATGACCACCACCGTGGGCGAGCGCACGGCAGAAGTCGGCCTGCTGCGGGCGATGGGTGCCAGCCGGCGACAGGTACTCGGGCTGTTTCTCGCCGAAGCGACGCTGCTGTCCCTGGCCGGTGGCGTGCTTGGCCTGCTGTTGATGGGCCTGCTGCTCGGTGTGCTGCACCTGGCCATGCCGAGCCTGCCCTTGGCGCTGCAACCGTTGTTTCTGCTGCTGGCGCTGCTACTGGCGGCGCTACTTGGCATCCTCGCCGGCCTGGCTCCGGCACTGCAGGCGGCGCGCCTGCATCCGGTGGCGGCGCTGCGCAGTGAATAG
- a CDS encoding DUF3077 domain-containing protein, whose protein sequence is MTTEDTQFTVGKTTFYQGENSTHPLFRIEPGIPCRDAREQSSELMGYVRELTITGLMDEKPLMIWAAHYLSAMAKALMDDAELGMKH, encoded by the coding sequence ATGACCACAGAAGACACCCAATTCACCGTCGGCAAAACCACCTTCTACCAGGGCGAAAACAGCACCCACCCACTGTTCCGCATCGAGCCCGGGATCCCGTGCAGAGACGCCCGCGAACAGTCCTCAGAGTTGATGGGCTATGTCCGCGAGCTGACCATCACCGGCCTGATGGATGAAAAACCGTTGATGATCTGGGCTGCGCACTACCTGAGTGCGATGGCCAAGGCGCTGATGGATGATGCTGAGCTAGGCATGAAGCACTGA
- a CDS encoding copper resistance protein B translates to MLNSLARPSLLALSVAFGALGIAPSAAAGEMDHSAMGHESMPGMDHGTMDHGSMQGMDHGEMDHGSMQGMGHGAMDHSTMNHGSAETPTTTSRTPIPMLTDADRRAAFPPLGGHQMHDSAINSFLLLDQLEYQDADEGSTLAWDASGWIGGDINRLWIRSEGERTNGVTEDAELQLLYGRSVSPWWDVVAGVRQDFKPESPQTWAALGIQGMALYDFEAEATAFIGENGQTAARLEGDYDILLTNRLILQPTAEANFYGKNDPERGVGSGLANTEVGLRLRYEIVRQFAPYIGVSWNRSYGKTADFIRDEGGDVDEARFVAGIRMWF, encoded by the coding sequence ATGCTCAATAGCCTGGCACGACCATCGCTGCTGGCGTTGAGCGTTGCCTTCGGCGCACTGGGCATTGCGCCCAGTGCCGCCGCTGGCGAAATGGACCATTCAGCCATGGGGCACGAGTCGATGCCTGGCATGGACCACGGCACGATGGACCACGGCAGCATGCAGGGCATGGACCACGGCGAGATGGATCATGGCAGCATGCAGGGCATGGGCCATGGCGCCATGGACCATTCGACGATGAACCACGGCTCGGCAGAGACGCCGACGACGACCAGCCGTACCCCGATCCCGATGCTGACGGATGCGGACCGCAGGGCAGCCTTCCCCCCGTTGGGTGGGCACCAGATGCACGACAGCGCAATCAACAGCTTCCTGCTGCTGGATCAGCTGGAGTACCAGGATGCGGACGAAGGCAGCACGCTGGCTTGGGATGCATCCGGCTGGATAGGCGGCGATATCAACCGGCTGTGGATCCGCTCCGAAGGCGAACGCACCAACGGCGTGACCGAAGATGCCGAACTGCAGCTGCTATATGGCCGCTCGGTCAGCCCTTGGTGGGATGTGGTTGCCGGGGTGCGCCAGGACTTCAAGCCCGAATCGCCCCAGACCTGGGCGGCGCTCGGCATCCAGGGCATGGCGCTGTACGATTTCGAAGCCGAAGCCACCGCATTCATTGGTGAGAACGGCCAGACGGCTGCGCGCCTGGAAGGCGACTACGACATCCTGCTGACCAACCGCCTGATCCTGCAGCCAACCGCTGAAGCCAACTTCTATGGCAAGAACGACCCTGAGCGCGGCGTAGGTTCCGGCCTGGCCAACACCGAGGTCGGGTTGCGCCTGCGTTATGAGATAGTCCGCCAGTTCGCCCCCTATATTGGCGTCAGCTGGAATCGCTCGTACGGCAAGACGGCCGATTTCATCCGCGATGAAGGTGGCGATGTGGATGAAGCGCGTTTCGTCGCCGGTATCCGTATGTGGTTTTGA
- a CDS encoding response regulator transcription factor: MPTSLLLAEDDQRLRQDLESHFRNRGFSVHACATGAQALDAIQQSRFELVLLDIMLPGIDGLSLLDALRRQQAVPVMLMSALGAEQDRITGFTRGADDYLPKPFSLAELDARVDALLRRVAFDRGTALRADVGGVTLDHDRQDVIHNGKAAGLTASEFRLLATLRAHPGEALSKPFLYQTVLHRAYTRLDRGLDVHVCNLRRKLADIAAQHLQIQAVRGQGYILVDTEHA; the protein is encoded by the coding sequence GTGCCCACCTCACTCCTCCTCGCCGAAGACGACCAACGCCTGCGTCAGGACCTGGAAAGCCATTTCCGCAACCGGGGTTTTTCGGTGCACGCCTGCGCCACTGGCGCCCAGGCCCTGGATGCCATTCAGCAGTCACGGTTCGAGCTGGTGCTGCTGGACATCATGCTGCCGGGCATCGACGGCCTCAGTCTGCTCGACGCGTTGCGCCGGCAGCAGGCGGTGCCGGTCATGCTGATGTCGGCGCTGGGGGCCGAGCAGGATCGCATCACCGGCTTTACCCGGGGCGCGGACGATTACCTGCCCAAGCCCTTCAGCCTGGCCGAGCTGGACGCCCGGGTCGATGCATTGCTGCGGCGTGTGGCGTTCGATCGCGGTACGGCGCTGCGTGCCGACGTCGGCGGCGTGACGCTCGACCACGACCGCCAGGACGTTATCCACAACGGCAAGGCTGCCGGCCTCACTGCGTCCGAATTCCGCCTGCTGGCCACCCTGCGGGCCCACCCCGGCGAAGCCTTGAGCAAACCGTTTCTCTACCAGACCGTGCTGCACCGGGCCTACACCCGCCTGGACCGCGGCCTGGATGTGCATGTATGCAACCTGCGCCGCAAGCTGGCCGACATCGCTGCCCAGCACCTGCAGATCCAGGCCGTACGCGGCCAGGGGTATATCCTGGTCGATACGGAACACGCCTGA
- a CDS encoding copper resistance system multicopper oxidase codes for MQSKTTRRSFVKGLAATGLLGGLGMWRAPVWAVTSPGQANVLTGTEFDLYIGELPVNFTGAKRTAMAINGSVPGPILRWREGDTVTLRVRNRLQQDTSIHWHGIILPANMDGVPGLSFHGIAPDGMYEYKFKVQQNGTYWYHSHSGFQEQVGVYGALVIDAKEPEPFTYDRDYVVMLSDWTDEDPARVLSKLKKQSDYYNYHKRTVGDFVNDVSEMGWSAALADRKMWAEMKMSPTDLADVSGYTYTYLMNGQAPDGNWTGVFRPGEKIRLRFINGSAMSYFDVRIPGLKMTVVAADGQHVEPVSVDEFRVAVAETYDVIVEPDSEQAYTIFAQSMDRTGYARGTLAVREGLQSPVPTVDPRPIISMNDMGMDHGDMAGMEHGSMAGMDHGSMAGMEHGSTAGTNGAMQRHPASETDNPLVDMQTMSPTPKLSDPGIGLRNNGRRVLTYADLRSTFPDPDGRAPGRTIELHLTGHMEKFAWSFDGIKFSDAEPLRLKYGERLRITLVNDTMMTHPIHLHGMWSDLEDEHGNFMVRKHTIDMPPGSKRSYRVTADALGRWAYHCHLLFHMEMGMFREVRVDE; via the coding sequence ATGCAAAGCAAAACCACGAGACGCTCCTTCGTCAAAGGCCTGGCCGCTACCGGACTGCTTGGCGGGTTGGGCATGTGGCGCGCGCCGGTCTGGGCCGTGACCAGCCCTGGCCAGGCGAATGTACTGACAGGCACCGAGTTTGACCTGTACATCGGCGAACTGCCGGTGAATTTTACCGGCGCGAAGCGCACGGCGATGGCCATCAACGGTTCCGTGCCCGGGCCCATCCTGCGCTGGCGCGAAGGCGACACTGTCACCCTGCGTGTGCGTAACCGTTTGCAGCAGGACACCTCCATCCACTGGCACGGCATCATCCTGCCGGCCAACATGGACGGCGTGCCGGGCCTGAGCTTCCACGGCATCGCCCCCGACGGCATGTACGAGTACAAGTTCAAGGTCCAGCAGAATGGTACCTACTGGTACCACAGCCATTCCGGTTTCCAGGAGCAGGTCGGGGTGTACGGCGCCCTGGTCATCGATGCGAAAGAGCCCGAGCCGTTCACCTATGACCGGGACTACGTGGTGATGCTCAGTGACTGGACAGATGAAGACCCTGCCCGGGTGCTGTCCAAGCTCAAGAAGCAGTCGGACTATTACAACTACCACAAGCGCACGGTGGGTGACTTCGTCAACGACGTCAGCGAAATGGGCTGGTCTGCCGCGCTGGCCGACCGGAAGATGTGGGCCGAAATGAAAATGAGCCCCACCGACCTCGCCGACGTGAGCGGCTACACCTACACCTACCTGATGAATGGCCAGGCGCCGGACGGTAACTGGACGGGCGTGTTCAGGCCGGGCGAGAAAATCCGCCTGCGCTTCATCAATGGCTCGGCAATGAGCTATTTCGATGTGCGCATTCCCGGGCTGAAAATGACGGTTGTCGCGGCAGACGGGCAACACGTCGAGCCCGTTTCAGTCGACGAATTCCGCGTCGCCGTTGCCGAAACCTACGACGTCATCGTCGAGCCCGACAGCGAGCAGGCCTACACCATTTTCGCCCAGTCCATGGACCGTACCGGGTATGCCCGCGGCACCCTGGCTGTCCGCGAGGGCTTGCAGTCGCCTGTGCCAACCGTGGATCCACGCCCCATCATCTCGATGAACGATATGGGCATGGACCATGGCGACATGGCCGGCATGGAGCATGGCAGCATGGCTGGCATGGACCACGGCAGCATGGCCGGCATGGAGCATGGCAGCACGGCTGGCACGAACGGGGCCATGCAGCGTCACCCGGCCTCCGAGACCGACAACCCATTGGTCGACATGCAGACGATGTCACCGACGCCAAAGCTGAGCGATCCCGGCATCGGGTTACGCAACAATGGCCGCCGCGTGCTCACGTATGCCGACCTGCGCAGCACCTTCCCTGACCCGGACGGCCGCGCGCCAGGCCGCACCATCGAACTGCACCTCACCGGGCACATGGAAAAATTCGCCTGGTCCTTCGACGGCATCAAGTTTTCCGACGCCGAGCCACTGCGCCTGAAGTATGGCGAGCGCCTGCGCATCACCCTGGTCAACGACACCATGATGACTCACCCCATCCACCTGCATGGCATGTGGAGCGACCTGGAGGATGAGCACGGCAATTTCATGGTGCGCAAGCACACCATCGATATGCCGCCTGGCTCGAAACGGAGCTACCGCGTCACCGCAGATGCCCTGGGGCGTTGGGCCTACCACTGTCACCTGCTGTTCCATATGGAAATGGGCATGTTCCGAGAAGTCCGTGTGGACGAATGA
- a CDS encoding cytochrome c gives MKKTITTLVLAGAVSSAAVLGTAYSGLVNVGADDPHLPAVHAFLAMARDRSIAVRARDIAVPDLQDEALIRTGAGNYNAMCIGCHLAPGVEKTELSQALYPSPPNLATIGIGGDPAAAFWIIKHGIKATGMPAWGKSMGDEYIWGIVAFLDQLPKLDTQQYNALVASSSGHQHGGGESEMHNHEGQHGSQTPERAGHHAMDSSEAHHPAPTNTAPKTHLHRDGKEHVHKN, from the coding sequence ATGAAAAAAACAATAACAACGCTTGTTCTGGCTGGCGCGGTCAGCAGCGCAGCCGTACTCGGTACCGCTTACTCCGGCCTGGTCAACGTCGGGGCCGACGATCCGCACCTCCCTGCCGTGCATGCCTTCCTGGCCATGGCACGGGACCGCTCCATTGCGGTACGGGCCAGGGACATCGCAGTGCCTGACCTGCAGGACGAAGCGCTGATCCGTACCGGCGCGGGTAATTACAATGCCATGTGCATCGGTTGCCACCTGGCCCCGGGCGTGGAAAAAACCGAGCTCAGCCAGGCGCTGTACCCCTCGCCACCCAACCTGGCCACCATTGGCATCGGCGGCGACCCTGCCGCAGCGTTCTGGATCATCAAGCACGGCATCAAGGCCACTGGCATGCCGGCCTGGGGCAAAAGCATGGGTGACGAATACATCTGGGGCATCGTGGCCTTCCTCGACCAGTTGCCCAAGCTCGACACCCAGCAGTACAACGCGCTGGTAGCGAGCAGTAGCGGCCACCAGCATGGCGGTGGCGAAAGCGAAATGCACAACCATGAAGGCCAGCACGGCAGCCAGACGCCTGAGCGCGCAGGCCACCATGCGATGGACAGTTCAGAAGCGCATCATCCGGCACCAACGAATACGGCTCCGAAAACACATCTGCACCGTGACGGGAAAGAGCACGTCCATAAAAACTGA
- a CDS encoding TonB-dependent siderophore receptor produces the protein MSSFKRLGDPRRVRGWLVLGLLAPFSLSALAETVATQAAAEDSALDLPALTIEGNRLYDMLSSEQTGGYSVDAATVGTKTPAALKDIPQSITVYTQDYVKDRRFVHLDDLAKYTAGLRTLTNDSGRSSIYARGYEYSEFNIDGLPAPMASIFGTVPSLAAFDRVEIMRGPAGLFSSTSELGGIVNMVRKRPTAEFQGHVEGSYGTWDTNHEEIDLSGPLDDAGRVRGRFIASRDDTNGEVDYNANTSNSYYGALDVDLDDATTLSFGLIHEVKNITPHNGYPATLSGEVPDFSHSKFLGADWNYFDGKTTDLVAELTHRFDNGGYGRVAARGSHRDTNYLYAFTATNATTGANSERASARDFTQDTYSLDASYSQPFETFGQVSEFVVGSDYKNYDTEYLNGTTNLGAINVNTYSPKQFAKPAPNYSTETGTQEEEYGLYSKVTFRPVERLALIAGGRFSWYRGDFYTTTLSSGATTNDSKRVDGHFTPYGGLVYDLTENHALYASYSQVFKPQSDTDSNGRVLKPREGEQYEFGLKSSYFGGDLNTRFSVFRLTDKNRATTLYDADGVATTDSVAAGKTRVKGAEVEVSGKLTPNWEVLAGYTWMETETLKGDAETTFFIMPRNQASLWSKYTIGQGPLNGLAIGGGISAMSNFHSENGGGRIDAPGYATVDAMLSYPVTSKLTATFNINNLFDRDYLSRVGSTSTFNFYGPSRSMMVGARYDF, from the coding sequence ATGAGCAGTTTCAAAAGGTTGGGGGACCCGCGTCGGGTTCGGGGCTGGCTGGTGCTGGGGCTGCTGGCGCCGTTTTCGTTGTCGGCACTGGCCGAGACGGTAGCGACTCAGGCGGCTGCCGAGGACAGCGCGCTTGACCTGCCGGCATTGACCATCGAAGGCAACCGCCTGTACGACATGCTGTCGTCGGAACAAACCGGTGGCTACAGCGTGGATGCCGCCACGGTGGGCACCAAGACCCCCGCAGCGCTCAAGGACATTCCGCAATCGATCACGGTCTACACCCAGGACTACGTCAAGGACCGTCGGTTCGTGCACCTCGATGACCTGGCCAAGTACACCGCCGGCCTGCGTACCCTGACCAACGACAGTGGCCGCTCATCGATCTACGCCCGTGGCTACGAGTACAGCGAGTTCAATATCGACGGCCTGCCGGCGCCCATGGCAAGCATCTTCGGTACAGTACCGTCGCTGGCGGCGTTCGACCGTGTCGAGATCATGCGTGGCCCGGCCGGGCTGTTCAGCAGCACCAGCGAACTGGGCGGCATCGTCAACATGGTGCGCAAGCGCCCGACCGCCGAGTTCCAGGGCCACGTCGAAGGCAGCTATGGCACCTGGGACACCAACCACGAGGAAATCGACCTGAGCGGGCCGCTGGATGATGCCGGCCGCGTGCGCGGGCGCTTCATCGCCTCGCGTGACGACACCAATGGCGAGGTCGACTACAACGCCAACACCAGCAACAGCTACTACGGTGCACTGGACGTCGACCTGGACGACGCCACCACCCTGTCGTTCGGCCTGATTCATGAAGTGAAGAACATCACCCCGCACAACGGCTATCCGGCAACGCTGTCCGGCGAAGTGCCCGACTTCAGCCACTCGAAGTTCCTGGGCGCCGATTGGAACTACTTCGACGGCAAGACCACTGATCTGGTTGCCGAGCTGACCCACCGCTTCGACAACGGCGGCTATGGCCGTGTCGCTGCCCGTGGCTCGCACCGCGACACCAATTACCTGTACGCCTTCACCGCGACCAACGCCACCACCGGCGCCAACTCCGAGCGCGCCAGCGCCCGCGATTTCACCCAGGACACCTACTCGCTGGACGCCAGCTACAGCCAGCCGTTCGAAACCTTCGGCCAGGTCAGCGAGTTCGTGGTCGGCAGCGACTACAAGAACTACGACACCGAGTACCTCAACGGCACAACCAACCTGGGCGCCATCAACGTCAACACCTACTCGCCGAAGCAGTTCGCCAAGCCAGCGCCGAACTACAGCACCGAGACCGGTACGCAGGAAGAGGAATACGGCCTGTATTCCAAGGTCACCTTCCGCCCGGTCGAGCGCCTGGCGCTGATCGCCGGGGGCCGCTTCAGCTGGTATCGCGGTGATTTCTACACCACCACCCTCAGTAGCGGCGCCACCACCAACGACAGCAAGCGCGTGGATGGCCACTTCACCCCGTATGGCGGCCTGGTCTACGACCTGACCGAGAACCATGCGCTGTACGCCAGCTATTCGCAGGTGTTCAAGCCGCAGTCCGACACCGACAGCAATGGCCGGGTGCTCAAGCCGCGTGAGGGCGAGCAGTACGAGTTCGGCCTCAAGAGCAGCTACTTCGGCGGTGATCTGAATACGCGCTTCTCGGTGTTTCGCCTGACCGACAAGAACCGCGCGACCACCCTGTATGACGCCGACGGTGTGGCTACCACTGATTCTGTTGCAGCCGGCAAGACCCGTGTGAAAGGCGCCGAAGTGGAAGTGAGCGGCAAGCTGACGCCGAACTGGGAAGTGCTGGCCGGCTACACCTGGATGGAAACCGAAACACTCAAGGGCGATGCCGAAACCACCTTTTTCATCATGCCGCGCAACCAGGCATCGCTGTGGAGCAAGTACACCATCGGCCAAGGGCCGCTGAACGGCTTGGCCATTGGTGGCGGTATTTCGGCAATGAGCAACTTCCATTCCGAGAACGGCGGTGGGCGCATCGACGCGCCAGGCTATGCGACCGTGGATGCAATGCTGTCGTACCCGGTTACCTCGAAGCTGACGGCCACCTTCAACATCAACAACCTGTTCGACCGGGACTACCTGTCGCGGGTGGGGTCGACCTCGACGTTCAACTTCTACGGGCCGTCGCGGAGCATGATGGTTGGGGCGCGGTATGACTTCTGA
- a CDS encoding alpha/beta hydrolase translates to MSKMTLTLALALALAAPAALAQPEHQQRMDTSLLQRQDLAYRFSQLDLDSADGQRHYRLWVGKPDSPMPAAGYPVLWMLDGNAALGALDSLMLDKLAAGQAPLLVAVGYQTDQRIERVGRTYDYTPALPGQAEQLDPLTGQPSGGVDAFLDLLNERMRPLVAGVAPIDLQRQTLWGHSYGGLAVLHALFTRPGAFSDYVAASPSLWWHDGAIVHEALGLGQRLGSSRPRLLLMRGSEEPANPRMPLQGDGERAARELLADLAKVPGLQVRFERFDGLGHGPMLPASLKQVIEGMSR, encoded by the coding sequence ATGAGCAAGATGACCCTGACGCTGGCTTTGGCGCTGGCCCTTGCGGCCCCGGCTGCCCTGGCGCAGCCCGAGCATCAACAGAGGATGGATACCTCGCTGCTGCAGCGACAGGACCTGGCCTACCGCTTCAGCCAGCTCGACCTGGACTCGGCCGATGGCCAGCGTCATTACCGCTTGTGGGTCGGCAAACCAGACAGCCCAATGCCAGCGGCGGGTTACCCGGTGCTGTGGATGCTCGATGGCAACGCCGCGCTGGGGGCGCTGGACAGCCTGATGCTAGACAAGCTCGCCGCCGGCCAGGCGCCATTGCTGGTGGCCGTGGGGTACCAGACCGATCAGCGGATCGAGCGGGTCGGGCGTACCTATGACTACACCCCGGCGTTGCCTGGGCAGGCTGAGCAGTTGGACCCGCTGACCGGGCAACCGAGCGGTGGCGTGGATGCGTTCCTCGATCTGCTGAACGAGCGCATGCGGCCGCTGGTGGCGGGTGTGGCACCGATCGATCTGCAGCGGCAGACGTTGTGGGGGCATTCCTATGGTGGCTTGGCTGTGCTGCATGCACTGTTCACCCGGCCTGGGGCTTTCAGTGACTATGTGGCGGCCAGCCCATCGCTATGGTGGCATGACGGCGCGATCGTGCATGAGGCGCTGGGGCTTGGCCAGCGCTTGGGCAGCAGCCGACCTCGGTTGTTGCTGATGCGCGGGAGTGAGGAGCCGGCCAACCCGCGCATGCCGCTGCAAGGTGATGGCGAACGGGCGGCGCGGGAGCTGCTGGCAGACCTGGCCAAGGTGCCGGGGTTGCAGGTACGCTTCGAGCGGTTTGACGGGCTGGGGCATGGGCCGATGTTACCGGCCTCGCTGAAGCAGGTGATTGAAGGGATGTCCCGATAA